A genomic stretch from Deltaproteobacteria bacterium includes:
- a CDS encoding winged helix-turn-helix transcriptional regulator: MEEDRGTQAEYLKALAHPTRISILEMLQKEGRCVTNIGEKLNLKQSNISQHLGILRSRGILSLRREGGHSIYCIKDPKALKILSLLQNS, translated from the coding sequence ATGGAAGAGGATAGAGGAACCCAGGCGGAGTACCTTAAGGCACTCGCCCACCCCACACGCATAAGCATTCTGGAGATGCTGCAGAAGGAAGGACGCTGCGTCACCAACATCGGGGAGAAATTGAACCTGAAACAGTCAAACATCTCCCAGCACCTGGGAATTCTGCGGTCCCGGGGCATCCTGTCCCTCAGGCGGGAGGGGGGGCATTCCATCTACTGCATCAAGGACCCAAAGGCCCTGAAGATCCTCTCCCTGCTTCAGAATTCCTGA
- a CDS encoding twin-arginine translocase TatA/TatE family subunit, producing MFGFGVSELVIILVIVLVIFGAGKLPEIGAGLGKGIKNFKKATSGEDEIDVTPEKKEIDEGEESEKGKKENSKS from the coding sequence ATGTTTGGATTCGGTGTTTCGGAACTGGTAATCATCCTCGTTATCGTCCTCGTCATCTTCGGGGCGGGAAAGCTGCCCGAAATAGGAGCCGGCCTTGGGAAGGGCATTAAAAACTTCAAGAAAGCCACATCTGGAGAAGACGAGATCGATGTGACCCCGGAAAAGAAGGAGATCGACGAGGGAGAAGAGAGCGAAAAGGGCAAAAAGGAAAACAGCAAATCCTGA
- a CDS encoding response regulator — MTPSQLHPGSKPVILIIDDEEFYRATLSDAFREQGYRTFVAPDGNEGFVLYRKILPDVVILDRIMSQSGGTRFLMSVKGLPNRKEGLLVVYSSTVKESGGTVRESGTQQGFSKVVHISKSTPPDELPGLVQRVATSS, encoded by the coding sequence ATGACCCCTTCACAGTTGCATCCCGGCAGCAAACCCGTTATTCTCATAATCGACGACGAGGAGTTTTACAGGGCCACGCTCAGCGACGCGTTCCGGGAACAGGGATACAGAACCTTTGTGGCGCCTGACGGCAATGAGGGCTTCGTACTGTACAGGAAGATTTTACCGGACGTAGTCATTCTGGACAGGATCATGTCCCAATCAGGCGGAACCCGTTTTCTCATGTCCGTGAAGGGTCTTCCCAACAGGAAGGAAGGTTTGCTTGTCGTCTACAGTTCAACAGTCAAGGAAAGTGGAGGAACTGTCCGGGAGAGCGGCACTCAACAGGGGTTTTCAAAGGTAGTGCACATTTCCAAGTCCACCCCGCCTGATGAACTGCCTGGACTGGTCCAACGTGTAGCCACATCTTCTTAG
- the rplC gene encoding 50S ribosomal protein L3, which produces MTTLILGKKLGMTQIFDHLGNIIPVTLVQAGPCTVTQVKTDGKEGYNAIQIGFDDRSEKRTNKPDLGHFAKSESTPKRHLREARVPDPESFKPGQVITAGIFQTGDLIDVTGTSKGKGFAGVMKRHGFKGFKASHGTHESKRGGGSIGAAAYPAKVFKGTKMAGRMGNHAVTVQNLQVVDVREDQNLIAIKGPVPGGKNGLLIIKNAMKKPQAPRHTPENEDQGEE; this is translated from the coding sequence ATGACCACCTTGATCCTGGGAAAGAAGCTGGGTATGACCCAGATCTTCGATCATTTGGGAAACATCATTCCCGTAACCCTCGTTCAGGCAGGACCCTGCACCGTAACCCAGGTCAAGACCGATGGAAAGGAAGGTTATAATGCCATCCAGATCGGTTTTGACGACAGGAGTGAAAAGCGGACCAACAAGCCCGATCTCGGGCATTTCGCCAAATCCGAAAGCACTCCGAAAAGACATCTAAGGGAAGCCAGGGTTCCCGATCCGGAGTCCTTTAAGCCCGGGCAGGTTATTACCGCCGGGATATTCCAAACGGGCGACTTAATCGACGTCACCGGCACCTCCAAGGGAAAGGGGTTTGCCGGGGTTATGAAGCGGCACGGTTTCAAAGGATTCAAGGCATCCCACGGCACCCATGAGAGCAAACGGGGTGGCGGATCAATCGGCGCCGCGGCGTATCCCGCCAAGGTCTTCAAAGGTACCAAGATGGCCGGCCGGATGGGCAATCACGCCGTGACGGTTCAGAACCTCCAGGTGGTGGACGTCCGGGAAGATCAGAACCTCATTGCCATCAAAGGCCCTGTTCCCGGAGGAAAAAACGGTCTGCTCATCATCAAAAACGCCATGAAGAAACCCCAGGCTCCACGTCATACCCCCGAGAATGAGGACCAGGGGGAAGAATAG
- a CDS encoding amino acid racemase, whose protein sequence is MKKIGIIGGLGPESTIDYYKGIINAFRQREVGLAAPEIVIYSANVTKLLELLESRKWDNLASWLIDMVNALHKAGAEFAVIASNTPHIVFNEVKSRSPIPMLSIVEETCRKAESLGLKRLGLMGTKFTMKSDFFQKQFLDKGMSVVVPKKDNQQIIHDKLMSEIELGVIKKSTREELLSIVKQMIDKDSIEALILGCTELPMILNKDEYGIPFLNTTAIHIDSIVRYCIE, encoded by the coding sequence ATGAAAAAAATTGGAATTATTGGCGGACTGGGACCGGAATCAACTATCGACTACTATAAGGGAATTATTAATGCCTTTCGGCAACGAGAGGTCGGTTTGGCTGCCCCGGAAATCGTAATCTACAGCGCGAATGTAACTAAACTTCTGGAATTGCTTGAATCCAGGAAATGGGATAACTTGGCTAGTTGGTTGATTGACATGGTCAACGCACTTCACAAAGCAGGTGCGGAGTTTGCTGTAATTGCTTCCAACACACCGCATATAGTCTTTAATGAGGTAAAATCGAGATCTCCTATACCTATGCTGAGCATAGTTGAGGAAACATGCCGAAAGGCTGAAAGCTTAGGGTTAAAGAGACTCGGCCTCATGGGCACAAAATTCACCATGAAATCCGATTTTTTTCAGAAGCAATTTCTCGATAAAGGGATGTCGGTAGTCGTTCCCAAAAAAGATAATCAGCAAATCATCCATGATAAGCTCATGTCTGAAATTGAGTTGGGCGTTATAAAAAAATCAACCAGAGAGGAGCTCTTGTCCATAGTCAAACAAATGATAGACAAAGATTCTATTGAAGCCTTGATCCTTGGTTGTACCGAACTTCCCATGATTCTCAATAAAGACGAATATGGCATCCCCTTTCTAAACACAACTGCTATTCACATCGATAGCATAGTGCGATATTGCATTGAATAA